In Rubrivirga marina, the following are encoded in one genomic region:
- a CDS encoding nuclear transport factor 2 family protein has product MRHALLLAVLAAPALAQIPAPVASDYEAVERTVGYYLDGGTQGDFELLARAFHPDATMRWVADGEMRDVNAVDFFREGMRNAQPSDRATRVVDVTVTGDAATATLEIEYPTFTFVDHMTLLKLDGEWLIVSKAFTRRPHAHDAG; this is encoded by the coding sequence ATGCGCCACGCCCTCCTGCTCGCGGTCCTCGCCGCGCCCGCCCTCGCCCAGATCCCCGCGCCCGTCGCCTCCGACTACGAAGCCGTCGAGCGGACCGTCGGCTACTACCTCGACGGCGGCACGCAGGGCGACTTCGAGCTCCTCGCCCGCGCCTTCCACCCCGACGCGACCATGCGCTGGGTCGCCGACGGCGAGATGCGCGACGTCAACGCGGTCGACTTTTTCCGCGAAGGGATGCGGAACGCGCAACCCTCGGACCGCGCCACGCGCGTCGTCGACGTCACGGTGACGGGCGACGCGGCCACGGCGACGCTCGAGATCGAGTACCCGACGTTCACCTTTGTCGACCACATGACGCTGCTCAAGCTCGACGGCGAGTGGCTCATCGTGAGCAAGGCGTTCACGCGCCGCCCGCACGCCCACGACGCCGGCTGA
- a CDS encoding YqjF family protein, translating into MARPFLTARWESLLLLNYACPADVLEPLVPAGTTLDRWQGESLVSVVGFLFRDARLLGMPVPFHRHFEEVNLRFYVARETPDGETRRAVAFVRELVPRWAIATVARVVYNEPYRAVPMSHRVALDASTGGSVAYEWQHEGTPYALRGTASGPAALADPDSEAAFITEHYWGYTRQRDGGTLEYEVVHPSWALWDLDEAAFEGPPGPLYGDVFADVLAAPPRSAFLAVGSEVAVDKGRRIEV; encoded by the coding sequence ATGGCGCGCCCGTTCCTCACCGCCCGCTGGGAGAGCCTGCTCCTCCTCAACTACGCCTGCCCGGCCGACGTGCTGGAGCCGCTCGTGCCGGCCGGGACGACGCTCGACCGGTGGCAGGGCGAATCGCTCGTGAGCGTCGTCGGGTTCCTGTTTCGCGACGCGCGTCTGCTCGGGATGCCCGTCCCGTTCCACCGACACTTCGAGGAGGTCAACCTCCGATTCTACGTTGCGAGGGAGACGCCCGACGGCGAGACCCGGCGGGCCGTGGCGTTCGTCCGCGAGCTCGTGCCGCGGTGGGCGATCGCGACTGTCGCGCGGGTGGTGTACAACGAGCCGTACCGGGCGGTCCCGATGAGCCACCGCGTCGCGCTCGACGCGTCGACGGGTGGGAGCGTGGCCTACGAGTGGCAACACGAAGGCACGCCGTACGCCCTCCGCGGGACGGCCTCCGGTCCGGCGGCGCTCGCCGACCCTGACTCGGAGGCCGCGTTCATCACGGAGCACTACTGGGGCTACACCCGCCAGCGCGACGGCGGGACGCTGGAGTACGAGGTGGTCCACCCATCGTGGGCGCTGTGGGACCTGGACGAGGCCGCGTTCGAAGGCCCACCCGGCCCGCTCTACGGCGACGTCTTCGCCGACGTGCTGGCCGCCCCGCCGCGCTCGGCGTTCCTGGCCGTCGGGAGCGAGGTGGCGGTCGACAAGGGCCGCCGGATCGAGGTCTGA
- a CDS encoding DUF3592 domain-containing protein produces MPALIGAIFVAVGVVVTVPMVWMALELGPEVAVAGITGPIFAVVGGVLLAVGVRRARRQLHALRDGVATRGEIVDLHQDTSESINGRHPWAIVYTYEAGGRVHEGTVKSWGRAGSVVSLYAVGSPVHVLYVRERPERSALYPPIR; encoded by the coding sequence GTGCCCGCCCTCATCGGCGCGATCTTCGTGGCGGTCGGCGTCGTCGTGACGGTCCCGATGGTGTGGATGGCGCTCGAGCTGGGGCCTGAGGTGGCCGTCGCCGGCATCACCGGCCCCATCTTCGCCGTCGTAGGCGGGGTCCTGCTCGCCGTGGGCGTCCGGCGGGCGCGGCGACAGCTCCACGCGCTCCGGGACGGCGTGGCCACGCGGGGCGAGATCGTCGACCTGCACCAGGACACGTCGGAGAGCATCAACGGGCGCCACCCCTGGGCCATCGTCTACACGTACGAGGCCGGCGGGCGGGTGCATGAGGGGACGGTCAAGTCGTGGGGACGCGCGGGCTCCGTCGTCTCGCTCTACGCGGTCGGGAGCCCGGTCCACGTGCTCTACGTGCGCGAGCGGCCGGAGCGGAGCGCGCTCTACCCCCCCATCCGCTGA
- a CDS encoding ABC transporter substrate-binding protein, translating to MTRLRLGLEWFLNPDHVPLLLAQDRGWFDEAGLEVDLIEPEAHLDAVEAIEKGEMDCAVTEPLHLVEDRAKGELCVGFARFLHTNGGVMATAEIERPRDMVGKRIQYPGAPGPGGPAIVATMVEADGGPTGTEDGYGRVNNSFYHTDALAEDKADVATLVFHNFEVVEAQHRGLDVRMFALKDWGVPDFCQLVLITHPDKLEAERETFATLVRVLRRGVDAVKQDPEAAREVYFRMTDSDPEDALTRAIYDATVPCFTHDFSMSADYYRRLEAWMADRGLITETPGADEYWTNDLAL from the coding sequence ATGACCCGTCTCCGCCTCGGCCTCGAGTGGTTCCTCAACCCGGACCACGTCCCCCTCCTCCTCGCCCAGGACCGCGGCTGGTTCGACGAGGCTGGCCTTGAGGTCGACCTCATCGAGCCCGAGGCGCACCTCGACGCCGTCGAGGCCATCGAGAAGGGCGAGATGGACTGCGCCGTGACCGAGCCGCTCCACCTCGTTGAGGACCGCGCCAAGGGCGAGCTGTGCGTCGGCTTCGCGCGGTTCCTCCACACGAACGGCGGCGTGATGGCGACGGCCGAGATCGAGCGCCCGCGCGACATGGTCGGCAAGCGGATCCAGTACCCCGGCGCGCCGGGCCCGGGCGGGCCGGCGATCGTGGCGACGATGGTCGAGGCCGACGGCGGCCCGACCGGGACGGAGGACGGCTACGGCCGCGTCAACAACTCGTTTTACCACACCGACGCGCTCGCCGAGGACAAGGCCGACGTGGCGACGCTCGTGTTCCACAACTTCGAGGTCGTCGAGGCGCAGCACCGCGGTCTCGACGTCCGGATGTTCGCGCTGAAGGACTGGGGCGTCCCCGACTTCTGCCAGCTCGTCCTCATCACGCACCCCGACAAGCTGGAGGCCGAGCGCGAGACGTTCGCCACGCTCGTTCGCGTCCTCCGCCGCGGCGTCGATGCGGTCAAGCAAGACCCCGAGGCCGCCCGCGAGGTCTACTTCCGGATGACGGACTCCGACCCCGAGGACGCGCTCACGCGGGCCATCTACGACGCCACGGTCCCGTGCTTCACGCACGACTTCTCGATGTCGGCCGACTACTACCGCCGGCTCGAGGCCTGGATGGCCGACCGCGGCCTCATCACGGAGACGCCCGGCGCCGACGAGTACTGGACCAACGACCTCGCGCTCTAA
- the thiC gene encoding phosphomethylpyrimidine synthase ThiC codes for MPTTAAAKRAADAATHARIEELSDEVRRPLPGSRKIYVEGSRSDLKVPMRLIEQSPTTGSFGDEPNPAFPVYDTSGPYTDPAVEIDLRAGLPSVRGAWIEERGDTEQLSDLTSTFGRERAGDASTEHLRFEHVHRPRRALSGRTVTQLHYARRGEVTPEMEYVAIRETQRLEELRQSDPGLFQQHAGNAFGAAIPKVITPEFVRDEVARGRAIIPANINHPELEPMAIGRNFLVKINANMGNSAVSSSIAEEVEKLTWAIRWGADTVMDLSTGKHIHETREWILRNSPVPIGTVPIYQALEKVGGVPEDLTWELFADTLVEQAEQGVDYFTIHAGVLLRFVPLTAKRRTGIVSRGGSIMAKWCLAHHKENFLYTHWDEICEIMAAYDVSFSIGDGLRPGSIEDANDDAQFAELYVQGDLTKKAWTHDVQVMNEGPGHVPMHMIQENMQKQLDWCGEAPFYTLGPLTTDIAPGYDHITSGIGAAMIGWFGCAMLCYVTPKEHLGLPNRDDVREGVITYKIAAHAADLAKGHPGAQARDNALSKARFEFRWEDQFNLGLDPERACAMHDETLPKESAKVAHFCSMCGPKFCSMKITQDVRDYAAEHGVDVEAAIPEGMREKARQFEALGGEIYHESLPDAEDVSTAR; via the coding sequence ATGCCCACGACCGCCGCGGCCAAGCGCGCCGCCGACGCCGCCACCCACGCCCGCATCGAGGAGCTGTCGGACGAGGTCCGTCGCCCCCTCCCGGGCTCGCGCAAGATCTACGTCGAGGGCAGCCGCTCCGACCTCAAGGTCCCCATGCGGCTCATCGAGCAATCGCCGACGACCGGCTCGTTCGGCGACGAGCCGAACCCGGCGTTCCCGGTCTACGACACCTCGGGCCCGTACACCGACCCAGCCGTCGAGATCGACCTCCGCGCGGGCCTGCCGTCGGTCCGCGGCGCATGGATCGAGGAGCGCGGCGACACGGAGCAGCTGTCGGACCTGACCAGCACGTTCGGCCGCGAGCGCGCCGGCGACGCCTCGACCGAGCACCTCCGGTTCGAGCACGTCCACCGGCCGCGGCGGGCCCTGTCCGGGAGGACCGTCACGCAGCTCCACTACGCGCGGCGCGGCGAGGTCACGCCCGAGATGGAGTACGTCGCGATCCGCGAGACCCAGCGGCTGGAGGAGCTTCGCCAGTCGGACCCGGGCCTGTTCCAGCAGCACGCCGGCAACGCCTTCGGCGCGGCGATCCCGAAAGTGATCACGCCCGAGTTCGTGCGCGACGAAGTGGCGCGCGGGCGGGCCATCATCCCGGCCAACATCAACCACCCGGAGCTGGAGCCGATGGCAATCGGCCGGAACTTCCTGGTCAAGATCAACGCCAACATGGGCAACTCGGCGGTGAGTTCGTCCATCGCCGAGGAGGTCGAGAAGCTGACGTGGGCGATCCGCTGGGGCGCGGATACGGTCATGGACCTCTCCACCGGAAAGCACATCCACGAGACGCGCGAGTGGATTCTTCGGAACTCGCCCGTGCCGATCGGGACGGTCCCGATCTATCAGGCCCTCGAGAAGGTCGGCGGCGTGCCCGAGGATCTGACGTGGGAGCTGTTCGCCGACACGCTCGTCGAGCAGGCCGAGCAGGGCGTCGACTATTTCACCATCCACGCGGGCGTGCTGCTCCGGTTCGTCCCGCTGACGGCCAAACGGCGGACCGGCATCGTCTCGCGGGGCGGGTCGATCATGGCCAAGTGGTGCCTCGCGCATCACAAGGAGAACTTCCTCTACACGCACTGGGACGAGATCTGCGAGATCATGGCGGCCTATGACGTGTCGTTCTCGATCGGCGACGGCCTCCGCCCCGGGTCCATCGAGGACGCCAACGACGACGCCCAGTTCGCGGAGCTCTACGTGCAGGGCGACCTCACCAAGAAGGCCTGGACGCACGACGTCCAGGTCATGAACGAGGGGCCGGGCCACGTCCCGATGCACATGATCCAGGAGAACATGCAGAAGCAGCTCGACTGGTGCGGCGAAGCCCCGTTCTACACGCTCGGCCCGCTGACGACCGACATCGCGCCGGGCTACGACCACATCACGAGCGGCATCGGCGCGGCGATGATCGGGTGGTTCGGCTGCGCCATGCTCTGCTACGTGACGCCGAAGGAGCACCTTGGCCTCCCGAACCGCGACGACGTCCGCGAGGGCGTGATCACGTACAAGATCGCAGCCCACGCCGCCGACCTCGCCAAGGGCCACCCCGGCGCGCAGGCCCGCGACAACGCGCTCTCGAAGGCCCGCTTCGAGTTCCGATGGGAGGACCAGTTCAACCTCGGCCTCGACCCCGAGCGCGCGTGCGCCATGCACGACGAGACGCTCCCGAAGGAGTCGGCAAAGGTGGCCCACTTCTGCTCGATGTGCGGGCCGAAGTTCTGCTCGATGAAGATCACCCAGGACGTCCGCGACTACGCCGCCGAGCACGGGGTCGACGTCGAGGCGGCCATCCCGGAGGGGATGCGCGAGAAGGCCCGGCAGTTCGAAGCGCTCGGCGGCGAGATCTACCACGAGTCTCTGCCCGACGCCGAGGACGTCTCGACAGCTCGATAA
- a CDS encoding metallophosphoesterase, with protein MLTRVLAGLGLLVLLLVVYGVAIEPRLLLDDKSFEAEIPNLPGGWDGQTVALVADFQIGMWLDNEAMVAEAVEDAVEDEAALLLVAGDFLYHPDSAKADRAVALLGPAFEAGVPVVAVLGNHDYSLMKTHSEERPPIAEYLTRRLRESGATVLENEAVGVPAPGGGDTLYVAGIGSVWAEASDPQAALAAVPEGAPRLVLMHNPESYRGIGGGEAPLALAAHTHGGQIRLLPGEQNSWLDIVRQGEVVADGWALDSLGAPSNRLYVNRGIGFSTVPVRINCRPELTLITLRRSNGSTPTRGPSATADS; from the coding sequence ATGCTCACCCGCGTCCTCGCCGGCCTCGGCCTCCTGGTGCTCCTGCTCGTCGTCTACGGGGTCGCCATCGAACCTCGCCTGCTCCTTGACGACAAGTCGTTCGAGGCGGAGATCCCGAACCTCCCCGGCGGCTGGGACGGCCAGACGGTCGCGCTCGTGGCCGACTTCCAGATCGGCATGTGGCTCGACAACGAGGCCATGGTGGCGGAGGCGGTCGAGGACGCCGTGGAGGACGAGGCCGCGCTGCTCCTGGTCGCGGGCGACTTCCTCTACCACCCCGACTCCGCGAAGGCCGACCGCGCGGTGGCCCTCCTCGGCCCGGCCTTCGAGGCCGGCGTCCCGGTCGTGGCCGTGCTGGGAAACCACGACTACTCGCTCATGAAGACGCACAGCGAGGAGCGGCCGCCCATCGCCGAGTACCTCACGCGCCGGCTCCGGGAGAGTGGCGCGACGGTGCTGGAGAACGAGGCCGTGGGCGTGCCCGCCCCGGGCGGCGGCGACACGCTCTACGTCGCGGGCATCGGCTCGGTCTGGGCCGAGGCCAGCGACCCGCAGGCCGCGCTCGCGGCGGTGCCCGAAGGCGCCCCGCGGCTCGTGCTCATGCACAACCCCGAGTCGTACCGCGGGATCGGCGGCGGGGAGGCGCCGCTCGCGCTCGCCGCCCACACTCACGGCGGCCAGATCCGCCTCCTGCCTGGCGAGCAGAACTCGTGGCTCGACATCGTCCGGCAAGGCGAGGTCGTCGCCGACGGGTGGGCCCTCGACTCGCTCGGCGCCCCGAGCAACCGGCTCTACGTAAACCGTGGCATCGGCTTTTCGACGGTTCCGGTGCGGATCAACTGCCGCCCCGAACTCACGCTCATCACGCTGCGTCGGTCCAACGGCTCGACCCCGACTCGCGGACCGTCGGCGACGGCGGACTCCTAA
- a CDS encoding DUF2147 domain-containing protein, producing MPRLLVVALLVLAAASAHAQSLPAEARAVLGDWTTYGDEGREAQAVIRLTADGGELRGQIVRLLPTQRHPTPTFRCGDCEDRYEGVDLRTVPLFEGMRWQGDEFAGGRIVDPTNAKTYRAVVRLDGPDRLEVRGFIGIRALGRTQVWRRAH from the coding sequence ATGCCTCGCCTTCTCGTAGTCGCTCTCCTCGTTCTCGCCGCCGCGTCCGCGCACGCGCAGTCCCTCCCCGCAGAGGCCCGCGCCGTTCTCGGCGACTGGACCACCTATGGCGACGAGGGGCGCGAGGCTCAGGCCGTCATCCGGCTCACGGCGGACGGCGGCGAGCTCCGAGGCCAGATCGTCCGCCTGCTCCCGACGCAGCGCCATCCGACGCCGACGTTCCGCTGCGGCGACTGCGAGGACCGGTACGAGGGCGTCGACCTCCGCACGGTCCCGCTCTTTGAAGGGATGCGGTGGCAGGGCGACGAGTTCGCGGGCGGGCGGATCGTCGACCCCACGAATGCAAAAACCTACCGGGCTGTGGTCCGGCTCGACGGGCCCGACCGGCTGGAGGTCCGCGGGTTCATCGGCATCCGGGCGCTCGGGCGGACGCAGGTCTGGCGCCGGGCTCACTAG
- a CDS encoding nuclear transport factor 2 family protein produces the protein MPHPHADLLTRFYDAFARRDGDTMAACYHPDVRFQDEVFDLRGPQVGAMWRMLCARGEDLIVTASDIDADDDVGSARWVATYTFTQTGRPVRNEVGAAFTFEDGLIRTHRDRFDFRRWSRQALGLSGLLLGWTPILRRAVQKRAARQLDRYVERHPEALGSVGFGGPTG, from the coding sequence ATGCCGCACCCGCACGCCGACCTCCTCACGCGCTTCTACGACGCCTTCGCCCGGCGGGACGGCGACACCATGGCGGCGTGCTACCATCCGGACGTCCGGTTTCAGGACGAGGTGTTCGACCTCCGCGGCCCCCAGGTCGGCGCCATGTGGCGGATGCTCTGCGCCCGCGGCGAGGACCTGATCGTCACAGCTTCGGACATCGACGCCGATGACGACGTCGGATCGGCGCGGTGGGTCGCGACCTACACGTTTACCCAGACGGGCCGGCCGGTCCGCAACGAGGTCGGGGCGGCCTTCACGTTCGAGGACGGCCTCATCCGCACGCACCGCGACCGGTTCGACTTCCGCCGGTGGAGCCGGCAGGCGCTCGGACTCTCCGGCCTCCTCCTCGGGTGGACCCCAATCCTCCGCCGCGCCGTCCAGAAGCGGGCCGCGCGCCAACTCGACCGCTACGTCGAGCGGCACCCCGAGGCGCTCGGCTCGGTCGGCTTCGGCGGCCCCACGGGTTGA
- a CDS encoding 2OG-Fe(II) oxygenase: MIALSQTWPTGATPASSDAIADALAESGWAVTPGFLTGPEAASLLAEGHALRAGFHRAGIGRGGGHQVAAQVRGDEVLWLDEQTESSAQRRYLDRMAELQAALNQALFLGLFSYETHFAVYPPGAFYKRHLDAFHGSKGRTLSCVLYLNPAWTDADGGHLRLYLDGEHAEPYVDVRPEAGTLVTFLSERFEHEVLPATRERASVTGWYSVRT; this comes from the coding sequence GTGATCGCTCTCTCCCAGACGTGGCCGACCGGGGCGACTCCGGCGTCCTCTGACGCCATCGCCGACGCGCTCGCCGAGAGCGGCTGGGCCGTGACGCCCGGCTTCCTCACGGGCCCCGAGGCCGCGTCGCTCCTCGCCGAAGGCCACGCCCTCCGCGCCGGCTTCCACCGTGCCGGGATCGGCCGCGGCGGCGGCCACCAGGTCGCGGCCCAGGTCCGCGGCGACGAGGTCCTGTGGCTCGACGAGCAGACGGAGTCGTCGGCCCAGCGTCGCTACCTCGACCGGATGGCCGAGCTCCAGGCGGCGCTGAACCAGGCGCTCTTCCTCGGCCTGTTCTCCTACGAGACGCACTTCGCCGTCTACCCGCCCGGCGCGTTCTACAAGCGCCACCTCGACGCCTTCCACGGGAGCAAGGGACGGACGCTCTCGTGCGTCCTCTACCTCAACCCGGCCTGGACCGACGCCGACGGCGGCCACCTCCGGCTCTACCTCGACGGCGAGCACGCCGAGCCCTACGTCGACGTCCGGCCCGAGGCGGGCACGCTCGTGACGTTCCTCAGCGAACGGTTCGAGCACGAGGTCCTGCCCGCCACGCGCGAGCGGGCCAGCGTGACCGGCTGGTACTCGGTCCGCACCTAG
- a CDS encoding helix-turn-helix domain-containing protein, whose translation MSAPTDVRKTLRLDELSEALRISRQTLVRWTDRGLINADLGWGVSDSNQETRLIEVDDSTIEFLEGFAGEYREDTVSRTEARRLLKLIDRNQVQKLIRQGSIKARKIKGETRVSVGSVEDYLMTLEGEEA comes from the coding sequence ATGTCCGCCCCCACCGACGTTCGGAAGACCCTCCGCCTCGACGAACTCTCCGAGGCCCTCCGCATCTCGCGCCAGACGCTCGTCCGCTGGACGGACCGCGGCCTCATCAACGCCGACCTCGGGTGGGGCGTCTCCGACAGCAATCAGGAGACGCGCCTCATCGAGGTGGACGACTCGACGATCGAGTTCCTGGAAGGCTTCGCGGGCGAGTACCGCGAGGACACCGTGAGCCGGACCGAGGCGCGGCGCCTCCTCAAGCTCATCGACCGGAACCAGGTCCAGAAGCTGATCCGCCAGGGCAGCATCAAGGCCCGGAAGATCAAGGGCGAGACGCGCGTGTCCGTCGGCAGCGTCGAGGACTACCTCATGACGCTCGAAGGCGAGGAGGCGTAG
- a CDS encoding DNA-3-methyladenine glycosylase family protein → MEPPYDVVAASHALAEADPRMAETVARIGPPTLTLRPVETLPGLLRSIVFQQLSTKAAATIHGRVLRAFGDGETLDPDALAAAPDEDLRACGLSRAKTAAVRDLVARQRAGTLPSRADLLGLADDEVVRALTEVRGVGPWTAQMVLIFNLGRPDVWPTADLGVQEGHRIIHGLDARPTPREMAAIGEPYAPWRSVAAWYGWRALHAARGDE, encoded by the coding sequence ATGGAGCCCCCCTACGACGTCGTCGCCGCCAGCCACGCCCTCGCGGAGGCCGACCCCCGCATGGCCGAGACCGTCGCGCGGATCGGTCCGCCGACGCTCACGCTCCGGCCCGTCGAGACGCTGCCGGGGCTGCTCCGGTCGATCGTCTTTCAGCAGCTCTCGACGAAGGCCGCGGCCACCATCCACGGCCGCGTGCTCCGTGCGTTCGGGGATGGCGAGACGCTCGACCCCGACGCGCTCGCCGCGGCGCCCGACGAGGACCTGAGGGCCTGCGGGCTGTCGCGCGCGAAGACCGCCGCCGTCCGCGACCTCGTCGCCCGCCAGCGCGCCGGCACGCTCCCGAGCCGCGCCGACCTCCTGGGCCTGGCCGACGACGAGGTGGTCCGCGCGCTCACCGAGGTCCGCGGGGTCGGCCCGTGGACGGCGCAGATGGTCCTCATCTTTAACCTCGGCCGCCCCGACGTGTGGCCGACGGCCGACCTCGGCGTGCAGGAGGGCCACCGGATCATCCACGGCCTCGACGCCCGGCCGACGCCGCGCGAGATGGCGGCCATCGGTGAGCCCTACGCGCCGTGGCGGAGCGTCGCGGCGTGGTACGGGTGGCGCGCGCTCCACGCCGCCCGTGGCGACGAGTAG
- a CDS encoding isoaspartyl peptidase/L-asparaginase family protein, which produces MFRSLVLLASLAVLALPATAQTVEVLPGLDGDPVVLVVHGGAGTLLRADMTDATERAVRGALEQALRAGHAEVTAGRSALDAVTAALQVLEDDVEFNAGRGAVFASDGTVRHDASIMDGASGLAGASTGTMHVRHPIALARRVMEASPHVLLSGEGAEEFALQQGLELVPNEFFHTDSRRQSLLRVQEEERSATGLAVPAPEPWQMTGTVGAVALSAEGHLAAGTSTGGMTNKRWGRIGDSPIIGAGTFADDATCGVSATGHGEFFIRLGIARDVAARMAYLGESVDTAASHVIGETLTEAGGTGGIIALDAGGNVSMPFNTEGMYRGYITRSGRVVTMIYGDE; this is translated from the coding sequence ATGTTCCGCTCGCTCGTTCTTCTCGCGTCCCTCGCCGTCCTGGCGCTCCCCGCCACGGCCCAGACAGTGGAGGTGCTGCCCGGCCTCGACGGCGACCCCGTCGTCCTCGTCGTCCACGGCGGGGCCGGGACGCTCCTTCGGGCCGACATGACGGACGCGACCGAGCGGGCCGTCCGCGGCGCGCTTGAGCAGGCGCTCCGCGCGGGCCACGCCGAGGTCACCGCCGGCCGGTCGGCCCTCGACGCCGTCACCGCCGCGCTCCAGGTGCTCGAGGACGACGTCGAGTTCAACGCCGGCCGTGGCGCAGTCTTCGCCTCCGACGGGACGGTCCGCCACGACGCCTCAATCATGGACGGCGCGTCCGGGCTGGCGGGCGCCTCGACGGGGACGATGCACGTCCGCCACCCGATCGCCCTCGCGCGGCGCGTCATGGAGGCCTCGCCGCACGTGCTCCTCTCGGGCGAGGGGGCCGAGGAGTTCGCCCTCCAGCAGGGCCTCGAACTCGTCCCGAACGAGTTCTTCCACACGGATAGCCGGCGGCAGTCGCTCCTCCGCGTGCAAGAGGAAGAGCGGTCTGCGACCGGCCTCGCCGTGCCCGCCCCCGAGCCGTGGCAGATGACGGGGACCGTCGGCGCCGTCGCGCTCTCCGCGGAGGGCCACCTCGCGGCCGGGACCTCGACGGGCGGCATGACCAACAAGCGGTGGGGCCGGATCGGCGACAGCCCCATCATCGGCGCCGGCACCTTCGCCGACGACGCGACGTGCGGCGTGAGCGCGACGGGCCACGGCGAGTTCTTCATCCGCCTCGGCATCGCCCGCGACGTGGCGGCTCGCATGGCCTACCTCGGCGAGTCCGTGGACACGGCCGCGAGCCACGTCATCGGCGAGACGCTCACCGAGGCGGGCGGCACCGGCGGCATCATCGCGCTCGACGCCGGGGGCAACGTGTCGATGCCGTTCAACACGGAGGGCATGTACCGCGGCTACATCACCCGGAGCGGCCGGGTCGTGACGATGATCTACGGGGATGAGTAG
- a CDS encoding DUF3347 domain-containing protein produces APTAPLAVSAAPLAPAPAPDLPAALHPSPSETEGHDMEGMDHGPMDHAATSSEPMPSAASAEAPIRPVLDAYLAVHDALAADRLAPDAADALAEAVDAWTATPPADDPHVWHRQADAVAAVRQSADALAEADDLDAARAAFGALSVPFAALVEAVGVPDGYDLARFTCGMAHAPDGGVWLQPPGDAQNPYFGQAMAMCGTRDESVPSPPETETHHDGMGTHR; encoded by the coding sequence GCGCCGACCGCCCCGCTCGCCGTCTCCGCTGCGCCGCTGGCGCCGGCCCCCGCGCCCGACCTCCCCGCCGCTCTTCACCCGTCGCCCTCCGAGACGGAGGGACACGACATGGAGGGGATGGATCACGGGCCGATGGACCACGCCGCGACGAGCTCCGAACCGATGCCGTCCGCCGCGTCGGCCGAGGCCCCGATCCGCCCGGTCCTCGACGCCTACCTCGCCGTCCACGACGCGCTCGCAGCGGACCGGCTGGCGCCCGACGCCGCCGACGCGCTCGCCGAAGCGGTCGACGCCTGGACCGCGACCCCGCCGGCTGACGACCCGCACGTCTGGCACCGTCAGGCGGACGCCGTCGCCGCCGTCCGCCAGTCGGCCGACGCGCTCGCCGAGGCGGACGACCTCGACGCCGCGCGCGCCGCGTTCGGCGCCCTCAGCGTCCCGTTCGCAGCGCTCGTCGAGGCCGTGGGCGTACCCGATGGGTACGACCTCGCCCGGTTCACCTGCGGCATGGCCCATGCGCCTGACGGCGGCGTCTGGCTCCAGCCGCCCGGCGACGCCCAGAACCCGTACTTCGGCCAAGCCATGGCGATGTGCGGGACGCGCGATGAGTCCGTGCCGTCTCCCCCCGAGACCGAGACGCACCACGACGGGATGGGGACGCACCGATGA